Proteins encoded by one window of Polaribacter haliotis:
- a CDS encoding alpha-amylase family protein, whose amino-acid sequence MKRIHSILAVLILSIVVGCSTEKVSEKKMESIVTKKKIVVYQVFTRLFGNTNTANKPWGTIEENGVGKFNDFTDKALTEIKNLGVTHIWYTGVPHHDVIRDYTKYGISNDDPDVVKGRAGSPYAVKDYYNVNPDLAENVANRLQEFEALIERSHKNDLKVIIDIVPNHVARNYQSLSNPEGTKDFGAEDDTSVEYHVDNNFYYVPNKPFEVPDFLNGYLPLGGEKHPLSDGKFDENPAKWTGNGARSPKPSFYDWYETVKVNYGISPDGKKDFDELPAGFENEDYKKHFEFWKGKKVPNSWIKFRDIALYWIDKGVDGFRYDMAEMVPVEFWSYLNSSIKMKNQDAFLLAEVYNPSLYRDYIRKGKMDYLYDKVQLYDTIKHVMQGKGLTDNIPPIIEDLKDIEHNMLHFLENHDEQRIASPEFAGYALKGKPAMVVSTTISTAPTMVYFGQEFGEDGSENAGFGSPSRTSIFDYVGVPTIQRWVNDKNFDGGKSTKEELDLRDFYKRLLNFTIKSDALMGEYADLHQYNRENTQNYTHKILSYTRFSEDEKLVIISNFDDNEAFKFQLKFPSEIIKKWNLEEGTYILKDKLYNTKSFNLVVNNSVGNINIVINPLESFILQIQ is encoded by the coding sequence ATGAAAAGAATTCACAGCATTTTAGCAGTTTTAATTTTATCAATAGTAGTTGGTTGTTCAACAGAAAAAGTATCAGAAAAGAAGATGGAGAGTATAGTTACAAAGAAAAAAATAGTGGTTTATCAGGTTTTTACACGTTTGTTTGGGAACACAAATACCGCCAACAAACCTTGGGGAACTATTGAAGAAAATGGTGTTGGTAAATTCAACGATTTTACAGACAAAGCTCTAACTGAAATTAAAAATTTAGGAGTTACACATATTTGGTACACAGGCGTTCCTCATCATGATGTAATTCGAGATTATACAAAATACGGTATTTCAAATGACGACCCAGATGTTGTAAAAGGTAGAGCAGGATCTCCTTACGCAGTAAAAGATTATTACAATGTGAATCCGGATTTGGCAGAAAATGTAGCAAACAGATTGCAAGAATTTGAAGCTTTAATAGAACGTTCTCATAAAAACGATTTAAAAGTGATTATTGATATTGTTCCAAATCACGTTGCAAGAAATTACCAAAGTTTATCAAACCCAGAAGGAACCAAAGATTTTGGTGCAGAAGATGATACTTCTGTAGAATATCATGTAGATAATAATTTTTATTACGTGCCTAATAAACCATTTGAAGTGCCAGATTTCTTAAATGGATATTTGCCTTTAGGTGGCGAAAAACATCCACTTTCTGATGGTAAATTCGATGAAAACCCAGCAAAATGGACAGGAAATGGTGCTCGTTCTCCAAAACCAAGTTTTTACGATTGGTATGAAACTGTAAAAGTAAATTATGGGATTTCTCCTGATGGAAAAAAAGATTTTGATGAACTACCAGCAGGTTTCGAAAATGAAGATTATAAAAAACATTTCGAGTTTTGGAAAGGTAAAAAAGTGCCAAATTCTTGGATAAAATTCAGAGATATTGCTTTGTATTGGATAGATAAAGGTGTAGACGGATTTAGATATGACATGGCAGAAATGGTGCCTGTAGAATTTTGGAGTTATTTAAATTCTTCTATCAAAATGAAAAATCAAGATGCGTTTTTGTTAGCAGAAGTGTACAATCCGAGTTTGTATAGAGATTATATACGAAAAGGAAAAATGGATTATTTGTATGACAAAGTGCAGTTGTATGACACCATAAAACATGTAATGCAAGGAAAGGGTTTAACAGATAATATTCCACCAATTATTGAAGATTTAAAAGATATTGAACATAATATGTTGCATTTTTTAGAGAATCATGATGAACAAAGAATTGCGAGTCCAGAATTTGCTGGATATGCCCTAAAAGGAAAACCAGCAATGGTAGTTTCTACCACAATTTCTACAGCACCAACAATGGTGTATTTTGGGCAAGAATTTGGTGAAGATGGTTCCGAAAATGCAGGTTTTGGAAGTCCGTCAAGAACTTCAATTTTCGATTATGTGGGTGTTCCAACTATACAAAGATGGGTAAATGATAAAAATTTCGATGGAGGAAAATCTACAAAAGAAGAACTCGATTTAAGAGATTTTTACAAACGTTTATTAAACTTTACTATTAAAAGTGATGCTTTAATGGGAGAATATGCAGATTTACATCAATATAATAGAGAAAATACGCAAAATTACACACACAAAATATTGTCTTATACTCGTTTTTCAGAAGATGAAAAATTGGTGATTATTTCTAATTTCGATGATAATGAAGCCTTTAAATTTCAATTAAAATTTCCTTCAGAAATTATTAAAAAATGGAATTTAGAAGAAGGAACTTATATATTGAAAGATAAACTATACAATACAAAATCATTTAATTTAGTAGTGAATAATTCAGTAGGAAATATTAATATAGTTATCAATCCATTAGAATCTTTTATTCTTCAAATCCAATAA
- a CDS encoding alpha-amylase family glycosyl hydrolase: MKKIFFIFIFVAIISCKENTSNNKEVKLTAKKEFVWEGANIYFLLTDRFNNGDTSNDINFDRTKETGKLRGFEGGDIKGITQKIEEGYFTKLGINAIWMTPIVEQIHGGTDEGTGLSYGFHGYWAKDWTKIDPNYGTKEDLKELVKIAHKNGIRVLLDAVINHTGPVTEKDPVWPNDWVRTEPQCTYDNYEHTVSCTLVKNLPDIKTESNENVALPPQLVAKWKEEGRYEEEVAELDAFFERTGHPKAPRFYIIKWLTDYITEFGIDGYRVDTVKHTEEFVWQEFKEECDVAFAEYKKNNPEKVLDNNDFYLVGEVYNYAISHGKAFSFGDKKVNYFDKAFNSLINFEIKWNAKQMTEKDVFHKYDTILQNELKDYGILNYMTSHDDGQPFDKERKMPFKTATMLMITPGTSQVYYGDESARNLTIEGTVGDATLRSFMNWDDIKNNVKTQEVLSHWQKLGQFRANHMSVGAGKHQLISEKNGLFFSRVRNEDKVVIGINIIENKIDIDVSSVFSNGDILRDAYSNKEIEVKEGKASFVSEFSVVLLEKL, encoded by the coding sequence ATGAAAAAAATATTCTTCATTTTCATTTTTGTAGCTATCATTAGCTGTAAAGAAAATACATCAAACAATAAAGAGGTAAAACTAACTGCAAAAAAAGAATTTGTTTGGGAAGGAGCAAACATCTACTTTTTGTTAACAGATAGATTTAATAATGGCGATACTTCTAATGATATTAATTTTGATAGAACCAAAGAAACTGGTAAGTTACGTGGTTTTGAAGGTGGAGATATTAAAGGTATTACGCAAAAAATTGAAGAAGGCTATTTTACCAAATTAGGAATCAACGCAATTTGGATGACGCCAATTGTAGAGCAAATTCATGGTGGAACAGATGAAGGTACAGGGCTTTCTTATGGTTTTCATGGGTATTGGGCTAAAGATTGGACAAAAATCGATCCAAATTATGGCACAAAAGAAGATCTTAAAGAATTGGTAAAAATTGCTCATAAAAACGGAATTAGAGTTTTGTTAGATGCAGTAATTAATCATACAGGACCTGTTACAGAAAAAGACCCTGTTTGGCCAAATGATTGGGTTCGAACAGAGCCACAATGTACTTATGATAATTATGAACACACAGTATCTTGTACTTTGGTTAAAAATTTACCAGATATTAAAACAGAAAGTAATGAAAACGTAGCTTTGCCACCACAATTAGTTGCAAAATGGAAAGAAGAAGGACGTTATGAAGAAGAAGTTGCAGAATTAGATGCATTTTTTGAAAGAACAGGCCATCCAAAAGCACCTCGTTTTTATATTATAAAATGGCTAACAGATTATATTACAGAATTCGGAATTGATGGTTACAGAGTAGATACAGTAAAACATACAGAAGAATTTGTGTGGCAAGAATTTAAAGAAGAATGCGATGTAGCTTTTGCAGAATACAAGAAAAATAATCCTGAAAAAGTTTTAGATAATAATGATTTTTATTTAGTTGGAGAAGTATATAATTATGCAATTTCTCACGGAAAAGCATTTAGTTTTGGCGATAAAAAAGTCAATTATTTTGATAAAGCATTTAATAGTTTAATCAATTTTGAAATTAAATGGAACGCCAAACAAATGACCGAAAAGGATGTTTTTCATAAATATGATACCATTCTTCAAAATGAATTAAAAGATTACGGAATTTTAAATTATATGACTTCTCATGACGATGGTCAACCTTTTGATAAGGAAAGAAAAATGCCTTTTAAAACAGCTACAATGTTAATGATAACACCTGGAACTTCTCAAGTGTATTATGGAGACGAATCTGCTAGAAATTTAACAATTGAAGGTACAGTTGGTGATGCAACTTTACGTTCTTTTATGAATTGGGACGATATAAAAAACAATGTTAAAACACAGGAAGTATTAAGTCATTGGCAGAAGTTGGGGCAATTTAGAGCAAATCACATGTCAGTTGGCGCAGGAAAACATCAATTAATATCAGAAAAAAATGGTCTATTTTTCTCAAGAGTTAGAAATGAAGATAAAGTTGTAATTGGTATAAATATAATAGAAAACAAGATAGATATAGATGTTTCTTCCGTATTTAGTAATGGTGATATATTAAGAGATGCTTATTCTAATAAAGAAATTGAAGTAAAAGAAGGAAAAGCAAGTTTTGTGTCAGAATTTAGTGTTGTTTTATTGGAAAAATTATAA
- a CDS encoding glycoside hydrolase family 97 protein has translation MKNQSLLILFIFSVLLFSCGVKSSNLSSPDKNISVNFHLSNEGQFFYTVAYKEKAIIDTSYVGFKLLNAPDLDKGFIASVKKPNEVEETWKMPWGEQENVVNNYNEIRVELQEKENLKRKLNIIFKVYNDGVGFRYEFPKQPNLKEVLIAEENTEFNLTEDYKTFWIPGDWDIYEHLYSTTKLSEIDAKNYKVNSALAQTNIPENAVNTPVTLVGENGIHLSFHEASLVDYSGMTLKVDTENLGFKSSLVGSRNTKYKVKRTTPFVTPWRTIQITDNAPDLIQSNLIVNLNEPNKLGDVSWFTPMKYTGVWWEMHLGKSSWDYGMEMVDGKWTDTGKAHGKHGATTENVKRFIDFSAKNNIGGVLVEGWNTGWERWIGFEDREGVFDFVTTYPDYNLEEVTTYSKEKGVQIIMHHETSAASETYEKQQDTAYALMKKYGMHTVKSGYVGKILPKGEYHHGQYMVNQYNNAAIKAAKYKVAVNAHEPIKATGLRRTYPNIISREGLRGQEFNAWSPDGGNPPEHLSIVAFTRMLAGPIDFTPGIFNIKFDEFKKENQVNTTLAHQLALYVVVYSPVQMVADLIEHYEANPAPLEFIKDVGVDWSETKVLNGEVGNFVTIARKERKTGNWFLGSITDENSREITINFDFLDENITYEAKIYKDGKNAHWNDNPLDITIETKKITKNDKQTFNLAAGGGLAISIKKKD, from the coding sequence ATGAAAAATCAATCGTTACTAATCTTATTTATATTTTCTGTTTTACTTTTTTCTTGTGGAGTGAAATCATCTAATTTGAGTTCGCCAGACAAAAATATTTCAGTAAATTTTCATTTGTCAAACGAAGGGCAGTTTTTTTACACAGTAGCTTATAAAGAAAAGGCGATTATAGATACTTCTTATGTTGGGTTTAAATTACTAAACGCTCCTGATTTAGATAAAGGATTTATTGCTAGCGTAAAGAAACCAAACGAAGTAGAAGAAACTTGGAAAATGCCTTGGGGTGAACAAGAGAACGTTGTAAATAACTACAACGAAATTCGAGTAGAACTCCAAGAGAAAGAAAACTTAAAAAGAAAACTAAACATTATTTTTAAAGTTTATAATGATGGTGTAGGTTTTCGTTACGAATTCCCTAAACAACCTAATTTAAAAGAAGTTTTAATTGCTGAAGAAAATACAGAATTCAATTTAACAGAAGACTATAAAACCTTTTGGATTCCTGGAGATTGGGATATTTACGAGCATTTATATAGTACTACAAAATTATCTGAAATTGATGCAAAAAACTACAAAGTAAACAGTGCTTTGGCTCAAACAAATATCCCGGAAAACGCTGTTAATACCCCAGTAACTTTGGTTGGAGAAAATGGAATTCATTTAAGTTTTCATGAAGCTTCTTTGGTCGATTATTCAGGTATGACTTTAAAAGTAGATACTGAAAATTTAGGATTTAAAAGTAGTTTGGTCGGTTCAAGAAATACAAAATATAAAGTAAAAAGAACGACTCCTTTTGTAACTCCTTGGAGAACAATTCAAATTACAGATAATGCTCCAGATTTAATTCAGTCGAATTTAATTGTCAATTTAAATGAACCCAATAAATTAGGCGATGTTTCTTGGTTTACACCTATGAAATATACAGGAGTTTGGTGGGAAATGCATTTAGGAAAATCTTCTTGGGATTATGGAATGGAAATGGTGGATGGAAAATGGACAGACACTGGAAAAGCGCATGGAAAGCATGGAGCAACTACAGAAAATGTAAAACGTTTTATCGATTTTTCTGCAAAAAATAATATTGGAGGTGTTTTAGTAGAAGGCTGGAACACAGGTTGGGAACGTTGGATAGGTTTTGAAGATAGAGAAGGGGTTTTCGATTTTGTTACCACTTATCCAGATTATAATTTAGAGGAGGTTACCACATACTCAAAAGAAAAAGGAGTGCAAATTATTATGCATCATGAAACTTCTGCAGCATCAGAAACTTACGAAAAGCAACAAGATACTGCATATGCATTAATGAAAAAGTACGGAATGCATACTGTAAAATCGGGTTATGTTGGTAAGATTCTTCCAAAGGGAGAATATCATCATGGACAGTATATGGTTAATCAATATAACAATGCAGCTATAAAGGCCGCAAAATATAAAGTTGCTGTGAATGCTCATGAACCAATAAAAGCTACTGGTTTAAGAAGAACTTATCCTAATATTATTTCTAGAGAAGGCTTACGTGGACAAGAATTTAATGCTTGGTCTCCAGATGGAGGAAATCCTCCAGAACATTTGTCTATAGTTGCTTTTACAAGAATGTTAGCAGGACCAATAGATTTTACTCCTGGTATTTTCAATATAAAATTCGACGAGTTTAAAAAAGAAAATCAAGTGAATACTACATTAGCACATCAACTAGCTTTATATGTGGTTGTTTATAGTCCAGTGCAAATGGTTGCGGATTTGATTGAGCATTATGAGGCAAATCCTGCTCCTTTAGAATTTATTAAAGATGTTGGTGTAGATTGGTCTGAAACTAAAGTATTAAATGGTGAAGTTGGAAATTTTGTTACGATTGCTAGAAAAGAAAGAAAAACTGGCAATTGGTTTTTAGGAAGTATTACTGATGAAAATTCTCGTGAAATAACTATTAATTTCGACTTTTTGGATGAAAACATCACGTATGAAGCAAAAATTTATAAAGATGGTAAAAACGCACATTGGAACGATAATCCTTTAGATATAACTATTGAAACTAAGAAAATTACAAAAAACGATAAGCAAACATTTAATTTAGCTGCAGGTGGAGGTTTGGCTATTAGTATTAAGAAAAAAGATTAA
- a CDS encoding helix-turn-helix and ligand-binding sensor domain-containing protein, translated as MNRFKNTFLFFFFLFTIQLFHAQEIPPIQNFTTEDYGAENQNWSISQSENKYIYVANNKGLLEYNGANWQLYSTPNETIMRSVKCIGDKIFSGFYRDFGYWQKNDFGFLEFTSIVNTKNIEMLEDEQIWEIVELDGWVLFKSLQNIYIYNLKTSAIKTIRANNLIAKIVAVNGFIYFQELGKGLFKIENGEPELISDATILQNNRLTEIFLKDQKLFFITQKKGLFFLEDQKIKKWNIPADKFLDTNIIYSAKLLKDNKLVLGSVSSGILYLNEKGEIESQINQNLGLSNNTVLSIFEDVDSNIWLGLDNGISFLNFKSPFKLFVNQDLFLGTIYTSTLFKDNLYLGTNQGLFYKKYNSKEDFKFVDNTQGQVWSLKIIDNKLFCGHDSGTFIIKENKAELIVDVQGTWDIKKLNDSTLIQGNYDGLYVLKRKDNNWSLKNKIEGFENSSRYFLLLEENRIFVNHEYKGIFKLKINESYTSVIENIKDSTIQKGIHSSLIQHKNEILYASKKGVFKYSKNSNDFMLDTLYSKLIPEDDFITAKLISNSSTNKLWSFTKKGFRYLNPGQFSNKPSLELIPLRNTLFKGASGFENILHLEKEKYLVGATNGYVTLDLSLFLIPKSFKVDIARIYNYQLDQPLKNVSLKNKLNFKNEENSIEFFYSVPNFTKSSNILYQYKLEGYNSKWSDFSSSNFVLFENLPFGNYNFKVRASIGGVLSENIAEFQFKIEKPWYLSTLLLIIYLLFFLTIIYVWQKLSKRHYIKQQEKLLEKAQKELELKELETSQKIIKLNNDKLRNDIESKSRELATSTMSIIKKNEFLNTIKKELLEGKMQSIDKVVKIIDKNITNTDDWKMFQEAFNNADKKFLKKMKSKHPDLTPNDLRLCAYLRLNLSSKEIAPLLNISPRSVEVKRYRLRKKINLEHDANLTNYILEI; from the coding sequence ATGAATAGATTTAAAAATACATTTCTTTTTTTCTTTTTTTTATTTACTATACAGTTGTTTCATGCTCAAGAAATACCACCAATCCAAAATTTTACAACAGAAGATTATGGGGCAGAGAATCAAAATTGGTCTATATCTCAATCAGAAAATAAATATATTTACGTTGCGAATAATAAAGGTTTGTTAGAGTATAATGGCGCAAATTGGCAGTTATATTCTACTCCAAACGAAACGATTATGCGTTCTGTAAAATGTATTGGAGATAAAATTTTCAGTGGTTTTTATAGAGATTTTGGGTATTGGCAGAAAAACGATTTTGGTTTTTTAGAATTTACATCTATTGTAAATACTAAGAATATAGAAATGCTAGAAGATGAACAAATCTGGGAAATAGTAGAGCTAGATGGTTGGGTGCTTTTTAAATCATTACAAAATATTTACATATATAATTTAAAAACAAGTGCAATTAAAACGATTAGAGCAAATAATTTAATTGCAAAAATTGTAGCCGTAAATGGCTTCATTTATTTTCAGGAATTAGGAAAAGGGTTGTTTAAAATTGAAAACGGAGAGCCAGAATTAATTTCTGATGCTACTATATTACAAAATAATAGGCTTACAGAGATTTTTTTAAAAGACCAAAAGCTATTTTTTATTACACAAAAAAAAGGACTTTTTTTTCTTGAAGATCAAAAAATAAAAAAATGGAATATTCCTGCAGATAAGTTTTTAGATACTAATATAATTTATAGCGCTAAGTTGTTGAAGGATAATAAATTAGTTCTAGGTTCCGTTTCTAGTGGAATTTTATATTTAAACGAAAAAGGCGAAATTGAATCTCAAATTAACCAAAACTTAGGTCTATCTAATAATACAGTTTTGTCTATTTTCGAAGATGTAGATAGTAATATTTGGTTGGGTTTAGACAATGGTATTAGCTTTTTAAATTTTAAATCACCATTTAAGTTGTTTGTAAATCAAGATTTGTTTTTAGGAACAATTTACACATCTACATTATTTAAAGATAATTTATATTTAGGTACAAACCAGGGGTTATTTTATAAAAAATACAATTCTAAAGAAGATTTTAAATTTGTAGATAATACGCAAGGTCAAGTTTGGAGTTTAAAAATTATTGATAATAAATTATTTTGTGGTCATGATTCAGGTACATTTATTATCAAAGAAAACAAAGCCGAATTAATAGTAGATGTTCAAGGAACTTGGGATATAAAAAAACTTAATGATAGTACTTTAATACAAGGTAATTACGATGGTTTGTATGTTTTAAAAAGGAAAGATAATAATTGGTCTTTAAAAAACAAAATAGAAGGTTTCGAAAATAGTTCTCGATATTTTTTATTGTTAGAAGAAAATAGAATTTTTGTAAACCATGAGTACAAAGGAATTTTTAAACTTAAAATTAATGAAAGTTATACATCTGTAATAGAAAACATTAAAGATAGTACAATTCAAAAAGGAATACATTCTAGTTTGATACAGCATAAAAATGAAATATTGTATGCTTCTAAAAAAGGTGTTTTTAAATATTCGAAGAATTCTAACGATTTTATGTTAGATACTTTGTATAGTAAATTAATTCCTGAAGACGATTTTATAACAGCAAAATTAATTTCAAATTCAAGTACTAATAAACTTTGGTCTTTCACAAAAAAAGGGTTTCGTTATCTTAATCCTGGACAGTTTAGTAACAAACCAAGTTTAGAATTAATTCCTTTAAGAAATACATTGTTTAAAGGAGCTTCTGGTTTTGAAAATATTCTTCATTTAGAAAAAGAAAAATATTTAGTAGGCGCTACAAATGGTTATGTAACTTTAGATTTAAGCCTGTTTTTAATACCAAAATCTTTTAAAGTAGATATTGCTAGGATATATAATTACCAATTAGATCAACCTTTAAAAAATGTTTCTTTAAAAAATAAATTAAATTTTAAAAATGAAGAAAATAGTATTGAGTTCTTTTATAGTGTTCCTAATTTTACAAAGTCCTCAAATATATTGTACCAATATAAATTAGAGGGGTATAATAGTAAGTGGAGTGATTTTTCATCATCGAATTTCGTGTTATTTGAAAACCTTCCATTTGGTAATTATAATTTTAAAGTTCGGGCTTCAATTGGTGGTGTGTTGAGTGAGAATATTGCTGAATTTCAATTTAAAATTGAAAAACCCTGGTATTTATCAACTTTGCTCTTAATTATATATTTATTGTTTTTTTTAACAATTATTTATGTATGGCAAAAACTTTCGAAAAGACATTATATTAAACAACAAGAAAAGTTATTAGAGAAAGCTCAGAAAGAGTTAGAATTAAAAGAGTTGGAAACTTCTCAAAAAATAATAAAGTTAAATAACGATAAGTTAAGAAATGATATTGAGAGTAAAAGTCGAGAGTTGGCTACTTCTACAATGAGTATTATAAAGAAAAATGAATTTTTAAATACCATTAAGAAAGAATTGTTGGAAGGTAAAATGCAAAGTATAGATAAAGTTGTGAAAATTATCGATAAAAACATAACCAATACAGACGATTGGAAAATGTTTCAAGAAGCATTTAATAATGCAGATAAAAAATTTCTTAAGAAAATGAAATCTAAACACCCAGATTTAACTCCTAACGACTTAAGGCTGTGTGCATATCTTCGTCTAAATCTGTCTTCTAAAGAAATAGCGCCACTTCTTAATATTTCTCCTAGAAGTGTAGAGGTAAAAAGATATAGACTTCGAAAAAAAATAAATTTAGAGCACGATGCGAACTTAACAAATTACATTTTGGAAATTTAA